A window from Balearica regulorum gibbericeps isolate bBalReg1 chromosome 1, bBalReg1.pri, whole genome shotgun sequence encodes these proteins:
- the UBE3A gene encoding ubiquitin-protein ligase E3A, which translates to MATACKRSPGEPHSENIEASRMKRAAAKHLIERYYHQLTEGCGNEACTNEFCASCPTFLRMDNNAAAIKALELYKINAKLCDPHPSKKGTSSAYLENNSKGAHNNSCTDRKMNKKEMQGPRDDFKDVTFLTEDKIYEILELCREKEDYSPLIRVIGRVFSSAEALVQSFRKAKQHTKEELKSLQGKDEDKDEDEKEKAACSAAAMEEDSGASSSSSSRIGDNTQGDNNLQKLGPDEVSVDIEAVRRVYDRLLSNEKIETAFLNALVYLSPNVECDLTYHNVYSRDPNYLNLFIIVMENGNLHSPEYLEMALPLFCKAMSKLPLAAQAKLVRLWSKYRADQIRRMMETFQQLITYKVISNEFNSRNLVNDDDAVVAASKCLKMVYYANVVGGDVDTDHNEEEDEEPIPESSELTLQELLGEERRNKKGPRVDPLETELGVKTIDCRKPLIPFEEFINEPLNDVLEMDKDYTFFKVETENKFSFMTCPFILNAVTKNLGLYYDNRIRMYSERRITVLYSLVQGQQLNPYLRLKVRRDHIIDDALVRLEMIAMENPADLKKQLYVEFEGEQGVDEGGVSKEFFQLVVEEIFNPDIGMFTYDESTKLFWFNPSSFETEGQFTLIGIVLGLAIYNNCILDVHFPMVVYRKLMGKKGTFRDLADSHPVLYQSLRDLLEYEGSVEDDMMITFQISHTDLFGNPMMHDLKENGDKIPITNENRKEFVNLYADYILNKSVEKQFKAFRRGFHMVTNESPLKYLFRPEEIELLICGSRNLDFQALEETTEYDGGYTRDSLIIREFWEIVHSFTDEQKRLFLQFTTGTDRAPVGGLGKLKMIIAKNGPDTERLPTSHTCFNVLLLPEYSSKEKLKERLLKAITYAKGFGML; encoded by the exons GAAGCGAGCAGCTGCAAAGCATCTAATAGAGCGCTACTACCACCAGTTAACTGAGGGCTGTGGAAATGAAGCCTGCACGAATGAATTTTGTGCTTCCTGTCCAACTTTTCTCCGTATGGATAACAATGCAGCAGCCATTAAGGCCCTCGAGCTTTATAAGATTAATGCAAAACTCTGTGATCCTCATCCCTCCAAGAAAGGAACGAGCTCAGCTTACCTAGAAAACAATTCCAAAGGTGCCCATAACAATTCCTGcactgacagaaaaatgaacaagaaggaaatgcaaggCCCAAGAGATGACTTTAAAG ATGTGACTTTTCTAACAGAAGACAAGATATATGAAATTCTTGAACTATGTCGAGAGAAAGAGGATTATTCCCCTTTAATCCGGGTGATTGGGAGAGTATTTTCTAGTGCTGAAGCATTGGTACAGAGTTTCCGAAAGGCCAAGCAGCACACAAAGGAGGAGCTCAAGTCCCTTCAAGGAAAGGATGAAGACAAAgatgaagatgaaaaggaaaaagctgccTGCTCGGCTGCTGCTATGGAAGAAGATTCAGGCGCATCGTCATCTTCATCGTCAAGAATAGGTGATAACACACAAGGAGATAATAACCTCCAAAAACTAGGCCCGGATGAAGTGTCTGTAGATATTGAAGCAGTCAGACGGGTCTATGATAGATtactttctaatgaaaaaatagaaactgCCTTTTTAAATGCACTTGTGTACTTATCACCTAATGTGGAATGTGACTTGACTTACCATAATGTGTATTCTCGGGATCCTAACTATCTGAATTTGTTTATTATCGTTATGGAGAATGGCAATCTTCATAGCCCAGAATATCTGGAAATGGCTCTACCATTGTTTTGCAAAGCAATGAGCAAACTACCCCTTGCAGCTCAAGCAAAACTGGTCAGATTGTGGTCTAAGTACAGGGCAGACCAAATTCGGAGAATGATGGAAACATTTCAGCAGCTTATTACTTACAAAGTCATAAGCAACGAGTTCAATAGTCGTAACCTAGTGAATGATGATGatgctgttgttgctgcttcAAAGTGCTTGAAAATGGTTTACTATGCAAATGTAGTTGGAGGGGATGTGGATACAGATCATaatgaagaggaagatgaagaacCCATCCCAGAATCAAGTGAACTAACTCTTCAAGAGCTGTTGggtgaggaaagaagaaataaaaaaggtcCTCGAGTGGACCCATTGGAAACTGAACTTGGTGTTAAAACTATAGATTGCAGAAAACCACTTATCCCTTTTGAAGAATTTATTAATGAACCACTGAATGATGTTCTAGAAATGGACAAGGACTACACTTTCTTCaaagtagaaacagaaaataaattctcttttatGACCTGTCCCTTCATATTGAATGCTGTTACCAAGAACCTGGGATTGTATTATGACAATAGAATCCGGATGTACAGTGAAAGACGCATAACTGTGCTCTACAGCTTAGTTCAAGGACAGCAGCTCAACCCGTATTTGCGACTTAAAGTGAGACGCGATCACATCATAGATGATGCGCTCGTCCGG CTAGAGATGATTGCCATGGAAAATCCTGCAGACTTGAAGAAGCAATTGTATGTTGAATTTGAAGGAGAGCAAGGGGTAGATGAAGGAGGTGTTTCCAAAGAATTTTTTCAACTGGTTGTGGAAGAAATCTTCAATCCAGATATTG GGATGTTCACATACGATGAATCTACAAAACTGTTTTGGTTTAATCCGTCCTCTTTTGAAACTGAGGGTCAGTTTACACTGATTGGCATAGTACTGGGTCTGGCTATTTACAATAACTGTATACTGGATGTACATTTTCCCATGGTTGTCTACAGGAAGCTAATGGGCAAAAAAGGAACTTTCCGTGATCTGGCAGACTCTCATCCT GTTCTTTACCAGAGTTTGAGAGACTTACTAGAGTATGAAGGAAGTGTGGAAGACGATATGATGATAACGTTTCAAATATCTCATACGGATCTCTTTGGCAATCCAATGATGCATGATTTAAAGGAAAACGGTGATAAAATTCCTATTACGAATGAAAATAGAAAG GAATTTGTCAATCTGTATGCTGACTATATACTCAATAAATCGGTAGAGAAGCAGTTCAAGGCCTTTCGGAGAGGATTCCACATGGTGACCAATGAAtctcctttgaaatatttatttagaccAGAGGAAATCGAATTACTTATTTGTGGAAGTAGG AATTTAGATTTTCAAGCACTAGAAGAAACTACAGAATATGATGGTGGCTATACAAGAGACTCTCTTATTATTAG GGAATTCTGGGAAATAGTCCATTCATTTACGGATGAACAGAAAAGACTATTCTTACAGTTTACAACAGGCACAGACAGAGCCCCTGTGGGAGGACTTGGAAAGTTAAAGATGATCATAGCCAAAAATGGCCCAGATAcagagag GTTACCTACATCTCACACATGCTTTAATGTACTTTTGCTTCCGGAGTActcaagcaaagaaaagcttaaagaaAGATTATTGAAGGCTATCACATATGCCAAAGGATTTGGCATGCTGTAA